The Colletes latitarsis isolate SP2378_abdomen unplaced genomic scaffold, iyColLati1 scaffold0002, whole genome shotgun sequence genome segment ctttcatactaacttactgatcccttactagcctcctgctcgcttgctagcttactgcattcttacctgcttactacttgcttgctagcatactgcttccttactagcttcctgcttgcttactagcatattgcttgcctactagcttactgcttgcttactagcattcagcactcttactagctacctgctcgcttactggcttactgcatgcttactagcttgctgcttgctttaaagctcactgcttgcttactagcatactgcatccttactagcacactgctttcttactagcttgctgcttgcttaatagcttacttgtctcttactaacttactgcttgattactatcatactgcttccttacaagcgttctccccgcttattagctcactgcttgcctacaggCTTGTTGCATGCctcctagattactgcttgtttactagcttgctgcttgcattcttgcttactgcttggttactggcatactggtttcttactagctcactcctggcctactatcttactgcttgcttactagccttccgCTTGCTTCCTAACTTAGTCCTACCTTACCAACTtcctgctgccttactagctctctgcccgCTTCCTGGAtcagagcttgcttactagctcactgcttgcttactagcttacttgttgattactcgcttactgcttgcttactagcatgcagctGACGTTCTAGCATATCgcaaccttactagcttcctgcatgcttaatagcttactagttccttaacagcttacttctagcttactgacATCCTTCTCCCGTAATATGTCccggctcacttactagcttcctgcttgcttactggcataatgcttccttatttGCTTCCTGCGCGCTctgtagcatgctgcttcctgacTCTctgcctgctcgcatactaggtcactgcactcttactagcctgcttgcctgctagcttacaaccagcttactcgcttagtgcttgcttactagcccgctgcttgctttctaccatactgcttgcttactagcattcaggtagcttcccagcttactgcttgcctactagattactggttgcacactagcatgcagcttgcttactgtcaaacttcttccttactagctcactgcttgcctaccagcttactgctagcttacatgctcactgcttgcctacaagcttactgcttgcctactagctcacagctagcttactcgcctacttcttgcttactagcccgctgcttgctttctagcatactgcttccttactagtttcctgcttgcttacatccttactgcctgctttctagctaactggatgcttagtagcattctgctccttACAGGgaccttgctcgcttactagcttactgcttgcttactagcttcctcctcgcctactagctcactgtctgctcaccagcttactgcttgcttactagcccgctgattgcttactatctttcagcttgcttactacattaccacTTCCTTAATAGTATCCTGCTCTCTTACAaggtccatgctcgcttaccagcttactgctagcttcctagcattctgctctcttactaggtccctgcctgcttactatctgctcgcttactagctccctgcttgcttactagcatcctgcttgcttacttgcttactgcttttttttttttttttttttgtcgtggggaaaatcttcgaaagactgcctcccacctctttggggagaggtgggaggggtgtgtgggattccccgcgcccgtagaatgacgggcgcgggacctacccactaaaaaccccacggtgacccttccgctcgatttgggaggataccgggaatcgctcgaagcattcttccggtatcctccccgtgcccgcgctttgtgcccatccccgggggggacaaacggtccccccggtagacacactgtctcatagcggcaggacggggccactccatcccgccaccATCCGTCCCggagccgcatttagtggcgggctgcgagccccaattcgcaaccgcctgcgaccccgtttctacccctcggcggccgggagctgatggccgctccaggccaccgagggtgcctccccgtgggccggacccacccggtccgacccatcgccgcctggcgggaggaggcccccccagggcccccctcccagccagggtcatccaccgcgcaaaggccgccaccCGCGACGCCTGCCGCCCGGGCGacaccctcgcgccaccatacgagcgcgagcctcagcgcgccgctgaagctcgcgctcccttcccgcggtctccttctgcagcattacggtctcgcagaaggaggccacggccctccacttcctctcgctgccgagcatggcgcgcaccacacccggcagcgagacataacttgcttactgcttgcttactagattgctgcttgctttctagcttacagcttgcttactagcatactgctttctttctagctagcagctttctgactagcatgCTGCgcgcataccagcttactgtttgcttagttgcttactgctttcttactagtgtaatgcttccttagtagcatccagcttgtttactaccttacagctCCCCCACTAGCTTACCGCTCTTCTTCTAGCTGTCTGCATTCTTACTtgcttaatgcttccttactagcttgctgcttgcatactagctaacagctttgttaccagcttacagcttgcttactagtttactgctagcataatcgcttaatgctcgcttactaccttgctgcttgcttactagcctactgcctccttactaactaactgccgccttactagccggctgcttgctttctagctcactgcttgccaactagcttactgcttgaatactagctcactgcttgcctactcgcttacttcttgcttactagcttgctgcttgcttactagtttgctgcttgcccactagtcccctgctttcttactagcctgctgcttcctttctagctcacaGATTTCTCGCTattctgctccttgctttctagcttgctgcttgcttactagtttgtcgcgtactttctagcttactgcttgcttactagcttggtggATACTTACCACCACCTGtgttactaacctactgcttcATCACTAGCTTCTTCCTGGCTTACTAGCGCATACCTTGcatgctagctaactgcttccatactagctccctgctcgcttacttgcacgctgcttccttgctagttaATTGCATTCATccgagccagctgcttgcttactagctaacaactttcttaccagcttactgcttgcttaatagcttagcgGTTGCTTACCAGttctctggttgcttactagcttacaacttgctcactatcatactgcttccttactaacttccgcctcgcctactagctcaatgcttgcttactagcttactgctagcttgaccacttgctgctttcttgctagcctgctgcttgctttcgggcttactgcttgcttactagcttactgcttccatactggcctcctgctcgcatactagcttaatgattgcttactagcttattgcttgcttaatagcatactgctttcttactagctaactgctttcttactatcttactgcttgcttactagcatactgcttccctactaacttCGTGATCTCACTATCTCACTTCTTgcctattagcttactgcttggttactagcttgctgcttgcttcctagcttactgtttgcttactagcatactgctttcttgctagctcactgcttacctacaagattactgcttgcttactagcttgctgcttgctcaatagctcactgcttccttgctagcatgctgctggcttactagcttactgcttgcttactacctgcctcctcgcttattagctgactgtttgcatactagcttactgctagcttacaagctaattgctttcatgccagcttaatgcttgcttacaaggtcAGTCgttacttactatcttactgcttgcttactaccataatgcttccttactagctccctgctcgcttactatatcactgcttgcttaccagcttacagcttgcttactagcatactgcttgcttactagcttactgcttgcttgctagcataccgcCTTCTTACAAGATAATtgcattcttgctagcctgcttcttgattactagcttacctgtttcttaccggcttattgcttgcttactagcatactacttccttactagcttcccgcttgcttgctcactgcttgcttactagcttagtacttccttactaacttccgcctcgcctactagctcactgcctgcttgcttgcttactgcttgcatactagcttactgcttgcttagtagcttactgcttgcttactagcatattgcatcctcactagctttctcctcgcttactagttcactgcttggatactagcttactggttgcttactagcttactgcttccttaattgcttgctgcttgcttactagtttactgcttgcttgctagcatactgccttcttactagttgTCTAGTTtctgactatcctgctgcttgcttacaatcttactgtttgcttactatcgtactgcttgcttactaccttactgcttgcttacaacatacctttttttttttttttttttgtcgtggggaaaatcttcgaaagactccctcccacctccttggggagaggtgggaggggtgtgtgggattccccgcgcccgtacaacgacaggtgcgggacctacccactaaaaaccccacggtgacccttcggcacgctttgggaggatacggggaatcgctcgaagcattcttccggtatcctccccgtgcccgcgctttcgcgcccatcccccggggggacaatcggtccccccagtagacacactgcctcatagcggcgggacggggccactccatcccgccgctatccgtcccggggccgcgtttagtggcggctgcgggccccaactcgcaaccgcccgcgatcccgtttccacccctcggcggccgggcgttcatggccgcaccagaccgccgagggtgcctccccttgcgtcggaccggtagggggaggcactcctacccccaacccgtccgacccggcgccgcctggcgggaggagggtcccctcaggacccccctcccagcctaggtcatccgccacgccgaggcggccgcctccgacgcctcgcgaccgggcgacgacctcgggccaccgcacgagcgcgagcttcagcgcgccgctgaagctcgcgctccctccccgcggcctccttctgcaacattacgttctcgcagaaggaggccacggccctccacttctcctcgctgccgagcatggcgcgcaccacgcccggcagcgagacatcccgcccgacgacgccgaccaggacacggcgctccccctcccacgcggggcatacctccagggtatgatccgccgtgtcctgctcagcgtcgcagtggcagcaacgcgccgtcggctccttccctatccggcacaggtatcttccgaagctgccatgcccggagaatacctgtgccagccggtaggtgaggctgccatggcctctgtccagccactccttcaggagtggccgaacagccccgacagtccggtgccccgcggttggcagagccagccgctcctgccacgcgagcaacacggactgccgggcctagcgcttcaaatcgccccaagcaggttcctgcccgcccgggaccgcccccacccccgcgcgacggtcgacgcggtgccggtacatcaccgcatgcgaccgcgcgagcaggtccatgggcggcatccccgctagaaccgtcgccgcctcatgtgacatggtccgatacccgcggacgaccctgagcgccatccgcctctgcacccgacgcagcatagtcatgctgcgccgggaggcagccaggtcgtccgcccagacgggggccccgtatagggccaccgactggaccattgccacatagaggcgacgaactcggcccgccgggccccccaggttgggcaggatccggcccagagccgcaaccatcctttccaaccgggggaccaggcagcggaaatgcttctcgaaacgccagtggctatcgaggatctgccccagatacctgatctggggcttcacctcgatgtcagccccacccacccgaatcagagggggtggcggatcctgccgaggtgaatgaaacgcaatcacctcggtcttatggaccgccaccgtcatccccatccccctgatccggtcgacgacgcgttgcgacccctcctccgcgcgtcgcatggccctcccccagtgcgccccgacggccagcaccagtgtgtcatccgcataacacaccgtgctgacgccgtcggggaggccggcccgcaacaccgagtcgtacgcgatgttccacaggagtggcccgaggaccgacccctgcggaacaccgcagtacacctccctccgcatatcaccatcccggcccggatactcgatccacctgccgcggagataatccccgacgaccgccctgggacaaggggggactcgatgatattcgagccccctccttatctcttcccaggggagggtgttaaaggcattggcaatatccaaggatattgccaatgccacccctccccgggagacggccgcctccgagagggccctcacacgacctatcgcgtcgatagtcgatcggcccccccggaaaccgaactggcagtcggccagaccgggatcgccccgcgacaggtgctcgacgaggcgggcagcaatcacacgctcgaagagcttgcccacctcgtcgaggagacaaatgggccggtatgcggagggagactccgcgggccgaccctccttccggaggaggaccatcctcgccaccttccaactgggggggttaCAACatacctgcttttttcctaacttactgcattcttactaacttaccgctctcttaccagacgaatgcttacttgcttccagcttgcttaccaggttactgcttcGCTACAaatttactgctttgttactagcttactgcttgctttctagcttactggttgcttacttgcatagtgctttgttactaacttactgctttcttactagctcactgcttgcctgctgacataccgcttccttactagctccctgctcgcttactagctcactgcttgcttactagcatacttgtacagacgaaaagaggcgcggacgaggaacagagacgcgaagaatggcggagcaattcacacagtcacaaGTTTATTGTAAGATTACACAACGTTCACACTGCTGCAAGCGTAACTGtgacgcggtgggcacgtgtctGATAACAGTTTCAAGGGCAACTCCCCAGGAGAATGCGCCAGAGAGacgaaggtccgctctcgatatcacttacaatcgaatcgacagcttggatcgttctgccgttacaggatcgcgcacgacaaaccgttgatgtttcgaatctcgtccatagatcggtgacggtcgcgccaaccgtcggcacaAAGGACACGCTCTCACGATActcattctctctctctttcacgctatccacaccgctcgcaccttaatctaaacacgaagacggtacaataaacgtatttctacatcttatcctaattcttataccttattctaaacaatactacttgcttactagctaactgcttgcttactatctggctgcttgctttcgagcttactgctggcttactaacttacttcttgcttacttgcccactacttccttactagcttactgcatgcttaatagcttactggcttgttactaacttactgctttgctactaccttactgcttccttactaactaactgcttccttactagccggctgcttgcttactagattgcagcgtgcttactagcatactgcttccttactagctccctgctcgcttaccagctcactgcttgctttctatctaacTACATGCCTCACagcgtgctgcttgccttctagcttactgcttgcttattagcacacagctttcttaccagctaactgctatctgactagattgctgcttccttacaagcttactgcttgcttcttagcgtaatgcttccttagtaccttactgcttgcatactacataaatgctttcttactacattcatgCTTTCATCCTAactaactgttttcttactagccagctgcttgcataatagcctgctgcttgcttactgactaactgctttcttattagcctgctgcttgcttactggcatactgcttccttactagcttcctgctcgcttactaggtcactgctcgcatactatcttactacttgcttagtagcttactacatccttactagctacctgctttcttaccagcttactgcttccttacatgcttactgcttgcttactagcttactgcttgcttacaagcttactgcttgcttattagactgctacatgctttctagcttgccgcttgcttactagctgttaaaaagctgatgcttttaactacgaagtccggatagagggatcggatctttattgtgggaagtgattgagaatgtgtaagattttctttttcaaaaaccgtttattataaaattaaaaataaaataaacaataaggagCTAGGAGAATTCTTATTAAACTATGCAAATAATATCATTGCCAATCCTGTGTCGGAACCgagacgttgaggtaggccatggTTCTGTGAACAGACAAACACGGCAAAGTGtttgacacgtaaacacgttacacgtatattcgccgcgtgtgtgtcgtcACGcttctggcttcgatattcgaatgtataggagcggagaatttcgctcacttgtaatatacgagctcgcaagtggactgtatttaatttatggcgtgaaaagaattaaatttcctttcgacgccgaactgagtcgattgtctagtggactgggatgcaagtggaggttgtaaggctccaaatgcactgatcccgtgagtatgcccacggagtctgtgcgtcgagtcgcactgcagtacaacgataCGAccttcgatctgcggcttctctttaacgttccaacagatgacttgttggtcgagagttgcactgcgaagcccgacagcacgtggtgTAAGGAACCACTGCATGGTGTGGTAAATAGACCGGCTCCGTCGCGAACGGAGTGCTGACGGGAGCCATATGGCCAAGAGCCTCATATTGCGCTCCTAGTGTCGTGTCGTTTTTCAATCTGCGATCGAGGGATCGCAGGAGTGCGACCGCGCGGGAACAGGCTCGCCGATGTCAACAGGCGGCTCGGTGCGAAAGGGCAGTCGTACAATGTATCGCCCGTCAGCCGCGCGACGATGCGTGCGCGCGAAGTGTTGTTCGCATCGAGCTTCTTCCGGCGATAGCGAAGAAGGAGACGCGACCTCCTCAATCTCCCAGAACCGACGCAGTAGGGAGTCGACGTCATCTCCCTTCGGCGGAGCGAGCGCGCGAGCATGATACACACCCACCGAGGACGTCTCGCGAGCGGTGGGCCCGGAGACCACCCACCCGAACACGGTGTGCTGCGCAATGGGGTTCTGCGCTCGACCACGACGCAATCCCGGGAGCAGGATCGCACCGAAATAATCTGCGCCTAATAAGACGTCGATGCCGCGAGATTCAGACGAATTGGAATCTGCGAGGGGCAAGTCTCGGATGTGAGGCCACGTAGACGAAGAGAAGCCGGACACTCCCGAATAGGCGGTGAGGCGCGGTAGGACGAGAGCCGTCACTGTTGTATAAGCCAGGTCAGTACCTGCATGCCAGAGTAATATTTCGACCTTCGCGAGCGATGTTCCCACTAAGACTCCCCCCGCCCCCGTGATTTCTGTAGCGGCCTTgcgtttttgcaggtggagtgaCTGTACCAAGGACTCGGACACAAAGGAGGCCTCCGAACCCTGGTCGAGTAATACGCGGACCGAGACGTGCCCCCCGGAAGCCGACCGCGCTTGCACGACAGCTGTCGCGAGCAGTACAGGGGTACTCGCGCGCTCTGGAGGGGCCGCGGCGCACGTATAGACGGACCGAGTGCCGTTAGATCCCGAAAGAATGCCAGTAGGTTTCGAAGATGACGCTGTACGATCGCCGCTCGTCGGCGCTTCGACACTCGTTGCGGGAACGTGTAACAAACTGTGGTGATTGCGGTTACATCGCGAGCACGTGGTGCGTACCGGACACGTCGAAACCATGTGTCCATCGCGAAGACAGTTAAAACAGGCGTTGGTCCGAGTCACTAGGTCTCGCCGCTGCGTAGATTGTAGGCTATGGAACGCCGGACATCGATATAACGGATGCTTCGATCCGCACATCGGGCACCGGTTCACAGCTGTATTCGCTGCGTGCGCGCGAACTCCCGTCGAGGGCGCCGATCGCGGCGCGGCGGGGCGCGCGGCCGAAGTTTCGGGCTTGTCGTGAAGCGCCTCGAGAGCGCGGATCCGCGCAACGAGGAATTGGTCGAGCTCGTCGAAGGTGGGGGGCTCGGTCCTAGTTCCGCGGGATATCTCCCACTCTCGTAGCGTACGGCGGTCTAGCTTGGCGGTAAGCAGGAAGACGATGACGTCATCCCATGTATCCACCGGGCGACCGATACTGCGCAACATGGCGATCGACTCCTTCGTCGTGTCGCGAAGACGAGATAATTCGTCCGCGGACTCGCTAACAATAATTGGCAGCGAGATGAAATTGCTTAATAATGTTGATACTATGACGCGCTTGTTATTGTACCGGTCTGCTAGCGTCATCCAGGCCGGTTCAAAATTCGCGTCGGTTATCGAGAAATGCGCGATCAGGTTCGCGGCATGACCTTGGGcggacgattttaaatagtgtaaCCGTTGCACGTTCGTTAGGGACTTATTGTCTAACACGAGCGATTTGGACAGATTGCGGAAACTGTGCCATTCGGCGTACGACACAGCGACTTTGGGCAGCGGGATCCGCGCGAGTTTCGCGACGGAGATGAAGTCGCCCGTGGGCGCGGGAGTGGGACTCGGTTGCGCGGCGCTGGTCGCAGTGCATTTCGCTGCAACGTCGGCGAAAAAGTCGCACGATGCCCAATAGTTCTCCTGCACCTTTTCGAAGGTTTCCTCGGTAAAGTACGGCATGATAGACTTAGCGTGAGCGGGGACTAACTGCAGAAACTCCAGGTACAGCTTCTCGAAGCGCATCCACTCGCCGTCCAGTCTCTTGAGCCGTCCCTCGGCGTTGGCTGCGGAGAACTTAGCCTGGCTTTCCTTCCGGTAgttaacctccatccggatgatgGGGTGGGCGATGACCTACAGCTGGTGTAGGTGGGCTTCCACGGTCTGATTGGTCAGCGGCGCTGATGTTGCAGCTCGTGCGGTCTCCATTTTGCGTCGTCCtcagatccggctcgaaggtccACTTTGTTAATGcccagacgaaaagaggcgcggacgaggaacagggacgcgaagaatggcgcagtaattcacacagtcgcaaatttattgtaagattgcacaacattcacactgcggcaagcgtaactgggacgcggtgggcacgtgtccgagAACAGTTTCAAGGGCAACTCCCCAGGAGAATGCGCCAGAGAGacgaaggtccgctctcgatatcacttacaatcgaatcgacagcttggatcgttctgccgttacaggatcgcgcacgacaaaccgttgatctttcaaatctcgtccatagatcggtgacaGTCGCGCCAACCGTCGCCACACATGAcgcgctctcacaacactcattccctctcgctcacgcaatccacaccgctcgcaccttaatctaaacacgaagacggtacaataaacgtatttctacatcttatcctaattgttataccttattctaaacagctagtaagcaagctgttagctagtaagcaagcagtaaacgagtaagctagcagtaagatagtaagcaagcagagtgctagtaagcaaactgtaagctagaaagcaagcagcaagctagcatgcatgcagtgagctactaagcgagtactGAGCTAGAAAgctggctgtaagctagtaagcaagcagtaagcgagtaggcaagcagtgggctagtaataaagcagtatgctagtaagcaaggagtaagctagtatgcgagcagggaccttgtatgggagcagaatgctactaagcatccaattagctagtaagcaggcagtaggatagtaaacaagcaggaaactattaaggaagcagtgagctagaaagcaagcagcgggcaagtaagaaagcaattatccagtaagaaagcagtgtgctagtaatcaagcagtaagctaggaattaagcagcaagttagttaggaagcagttaaattgtaagcaagcagtgagccagtgagcgagcaggaagctagtaagcaagcagcaggccaggaagcaagcagcaagctagaaagaaagctaggagctactaagaaagcaggatggtattaagcaagcagtgagctagtaagcgagcgggaggCTAGACAAaatgtagtatgctagtaagcaagcagtaagctagtaagcaaccggt includes the following:
- the LOC143350577 gene encoding uncharacterized protein LOC143350577 yields the protein MEVNYRKESQAKFSAANAEGRLKRLDGEWMRFEKLYLEFLQLVPAHAKSIMPYFTEETFEKVQENYWASCDFFADVAAKCTATSAAQPSPTPAPTGDFISVAKLARIPLPKVAVSYAEWHSFRNLSKSLVLDNKSLTNVQRLHYLKSSAQGHAANLIAHFSITDANFEPAWMTLADRYNNKRVIVSTLLSNFISLPIIVSESADELSRLRDTTKESIAMLRSIGRPVDTWDDVIVFLLTAKLDRRTLREWEISRGTRTEPPTFDELDQFLVARIRALEALHDKPETSAARPAAPRSAPSTGVRAHAANTAVNRCPMCGSKHPLYRCPAFHSLQSTQRRDLVTRTNACFNCLRDGHMVSTCPVRTTCSRCNRNHHSLLHVPATSVEAPTSGDRTASSSKPTGILSGSNGTRSVYTCAAAPPERASTPVLLATAVVQARSASGGHVSVRVLLDQGSEASFVSESLVQSLHLQKRKAATEITGAGGVLVGTSLAKVEILLWHAGTDLAYTTVTALVLPRLTAYSGVSGFSSSTWPHIRDLPLADSNSSESRGIDVLLGADYFGAILLPGLRRGRAQNPIAQHTVFGWVVSGPTARETSSVGVYHARALAPPKGDDVDSLLRRFWEIEEVASPSSLSPEEARCEQHFARTHRRAADGRYIVRLPFRTEPPVDIGEPVPARSHSCDPSIAD